The Capsicum annuum cultivar UCD-10X-F1 chromosome 1, UCD10Xv1.1, whole genome shotgun sequence sequence GAGAAGAATGTCACAAGAGAACATAGCCTCAAATACAGCATAATTGAATTTGACCTTCtccataaaaagaagaaaaaagcagCATAACATTTTTTTTTGAGTAAGGGTAACTTTGTATTAACAGaaactcatcatccaagagaTAGATCTTACAACTCCCAATCAAATGGAATTTCCTCCTAGCGGACTGCCCAAAAGCAAAGAAAAACTTTATAAGTTACCTATGAAATCTACTAGATCTATGGTAtctcaacccccccccccccaatttcctgtttacaccaaaaaagaaaaaaaataagctaAGGCAAGGCAATGGATTTTAATCTTCTGGATGTTGCAACTCTTGCCTTCAAAGCACCtggaatttctttctttcaacAGAAGATTGGTGGGTGAAAAAATACAGCATAACTGATCTGGATAGCTTACCATTCCCTCCATCTTTGATGTGAACTGGCCCCCACACTGCTGCTTCAACTTTGTAAGGATACTTCTCTCGTGTTCATCATTGGCACTCTTATCAAATAACAACCGCCGGGCTAGCTTTTTCCtggaaaagaaaacaagaaaccATAAACTTGTAACAGAGAAGCTACTATCCAAGTAGTGGTTGAGATACGCAGTAGCAGTAACTCTACCTATAGAATTCTGCAAACAAGTCCTTGTCACTAATATATGCTAGCAGCTTTACAACCTGCAAGTGAGATCTATTATCAATTTTTTCCAGATCCAATAGTACCAAGAAAAAGCAGATGTTCTAGAGGAAACGAAGGGACCTATAGAGCAAGAGCTCACCTTCTCCAGCGTCTCTTCAATGGCTTCATCACTCAATTTCTCACTCCCGCCTTTCTTGAGAATATTGTCGCAGAATGTGGCAAGAAGTTCAGCACTTGAGCTACCAGCAACACCCTTGTTGCAGAAAAGTTCGAAAGCTTCTTTAAGCGCCTAGAAATTGACAAAGGGGACAGATATTAGCTATTTAACCTTAATGCACATAGCAGAACAATTAAATTAGACAACTGCCATGTGCTCTAATACATACCTTGTGAAAAAGTGTGTGGTTTTGGAAACAGTTATTCACATATGCCATATACTTATCATGAAGCTCAATCACTTTCCGaacaaaaatctgaaaaattctgAAGTAAATTAACCGCCAAAAATATATTCAAGGATCAGATAACAGATTTACTAAGGGATCACCTGTTCCTGCAAACCAACCACATCTCTTTTCTCTGCCTGTTAAAGAACACTAGGTGATCAGAAAGAATGCATGACATTGAGTAATTTCTATTGAATGAAATCACAACAAATACCAGTCTCATATTTTATACAATCGTCCCTAAAAAGGCGAAAATGAATTAATCCCGACATTGTTCTAACCAGCAGAAGGGTTAAAGTTAAAATACAAAGAGGAAATGTAACAAAAATCATTTGTTGGTTCCCTAGGCAACTGCTTATGCTCTTTCTTTTAGGATAACTACAGAATTTGGTGGGGTTTCTGTTTCAAAGAAACTTTTACCATCACTTTGAAGTAACATTCCTAACCACCAAATTATTAATGATCATGTACAGAAGGTCAAATAAAGTAAATGAAACAAAACAATCACTGAGATGAAGTCAATCTTTGTGACTTCATGCTTTTGATAGAAAAGAGAAGATATGATGTTAACAAGAAATCTCTGAACAAACCTCATCAAAAGTGCAAATTGGAAAAATAAAACAAGCAGATAGCAAAGATGCTACCAATTGTGGTGGAGTGGTAAGTACTCCTTCATCCCCAACCAGGTCTTGGGTTTGAGTACTCTTGGGTACGGAGTATCCTTTGCTAGGGAGCGCTTTACACCCAATATGGGGCTCCCTGACGCGAATCCGGATTTAGTCGGGCTCCAGTGCAGGAACCGACACCGGGTGGGAaaccaaaaaggaaaaagtaaaaagaaTAGCAAGATGCTCTAATCAGCAACAAAATAGCTAGTCTCACAAATTGACAACTCAGGATGTGATACACTATATTATAGCGGTCATCTCCCCCTTTCAAGGGATTGCTTTTTCTGATAAAAGTCACTCAACTTGTTGTCACTTGCTTTTTTACTGAGTTTAGAATCACTTTTTACTTGATATATTGTGAAGCAGCAGGATTTTCCTTTCACTAATATTTATACTGAGAAGGAACAACCTTCCCAATCCCCTTTCTTCCAATTCATAATTGATAAATGtgtaaaatatgaaattaaggtTATCAGACCCTTGAATACAAGTAACCTGACATATTAAAATAGCAGAAAGAAACTTCTGGTTTGACTTGTTCCATGTCAGTAAGTGTATAAACACCAAataaagaagaaccaaaaattctcaaaatcaaaGAGTTCGAAAAAAGGATAGATTGTACAAACCTTTTTGTTGCTAGCAGCATCTTCAGCCTGTTTGACCAAAGCTGTACCTTCAGCAGTAACATGCTGCATTCAGGGGGGAAAAAAGGATATATGTAAGTAACTTATAAGCATACAATCAATGCGAGGTCATGAGATCACAAACCTGCTTAAATATATTAGCCACAGGGTCTAAGCCTCGAGGAATCTTAGAAAAGAGCCTATACATCCTTGATAAATCTTCAACctgataaaatcatgattgggTCAGTGactgaaaaaaatttcaaaatcatggACATTAAGACGCTGCTAACTACCTTATCATCTCTTAGTAACGCATGGCACCCAGAGTGCTCCTTCTCAAGAAGTTGAGTGGCATACACAGACAACAACTCATGTTGCACTTTCTGTAGAAATGTGAGACTAGTAAAGTTGCAACTAATTTGAAGTTGATAGGCAAGatccagaaaaaaaaaatatctgaaCAACAAAAGCTGAAATTGTCAATACAGGATGAAGTTACATCCTCCATCTTGAAGGCTAGAGTTCCAGTAAAGCAAAAAGATTAAGAGCTGGAATGAACCTCAAGCAACTTTGTCTCACTGCTTAAATGAAGATAGTGAGAGACCCTATCTTTCTCCCGTTTCAAGCACTCCTCGGCCTAAAGGAACGTTGACATGATTATGTAGGTTAACATATGGGCGTTAACAAGAAAAAGGACAAACAGAAGAAGCAACAGAGCAAGAGTGACAGAACAAGGGGTTGCATATGCGGTATACTAACTTTCAGCATATAATCTGGACATGAATCTTCAAGTATCCAGTTAGAAGCTTTGCGAGAATAATAAGCTGCGGTGTCCTTGAGCATTGCAGCTTCAAAATCATTCTCATAATAATCCATCGACCCCATTCCAATTTCAACAAATATATCTAGCACATTCTTCAGTAGAGCTCTGTCAATTTGCTCTCCCTCACGCTCTTGATCAATCTGGTTAGAGGAATGTTATACTCaataattaaaaggaaaaaggaaatggTAATGAGAACTCAAAACAAGACCAAAGGGATACCAGAGATATAACAGCATCCCTGACTTTTCCATTCAACTCTTGGTAGACCTGAAATAGAAAACAGTTGCCAGTAAGATACTCCCTCGGTCTCAATCTATGTCCCCATTTATGTgatcctctttcttttttagtcAGTCCCAAAAAAAATGGCatctttctatatttagtaacAATTAACTTCAAACATCCTATTTTGCCTTTGATGAAATGATTTATAGCCACCAAATTTCTAGGGCTTATCTTATACCACAAGTTTTAagtctttctttttctattaaaCTCCGTGCCCAGTCAAACAACCTTCACATAAATTGGAAAGGAGGGACTAAATGATAACATCTTTTCGTAAAAGAACATGGCAGCAGTTGAGTattgttagaatatgaataggaataacatattgaattctacttggaaagggattgtaatctagtgtcctattaggaataggattggaatgtagtatctataaatagggtctcaatgtaacaatttagagacaacaattcaataatatttttctccattatttctcacatggtatcagagaaggTTAGAAATATCAGAAAAGATAACTAGGTCACCGTGCGTCAATTCCGGGGACTGATTTgagtcaatttttattttgtgggttgtgtgAAAAATACAACACCACCAAAAGGATCGGAAAGATCAGGCGACAAAAACCCAACGAAAACCGCGGAAAAATTACCCTCCACGCGCCGCCACGCGCCAGCCGGAATCCAGAAATTCCGGCAAGATCTGCGTCACGCGCCGGCGCGTGAGCCCATCTCCGGtcgatttttgagttgtttcattTTCTGTTAGGGTCGCCGGTCTATTCTGACTCCAACCACTTGCTCATTTCCAGATTCcgaaaattattttgagattccGACCGCCGGAACCCTAATTCCGGCGACATCAGTTTTTTTTggggggatttttttttgttcagAAATTCAAATATGGTTCTTGGGATTTTCAAGTCAAATTCTCAAGATATCTTTTGggcatgatatttttttttttttggctccaaaaatattgaaattgaaagtTCAAGTCTATGATTAAATCTGAGCCCTTAATGAGAAGATCAGATAAATCAAACGTCCCAGTCCATGAAGAATCGACGAGGGAAAGGTCGATTTGGAAGATCTCGTgctaagtgtagttattgtaaaaggcttggacatactcgtggTGTATGTTATTCTACacctaagtgtagttattgtaataggcttggacatactcATGGAATATGCTATTCTTTGCATGGTCGACCAACTAAAAATGCTCATATTGCTCAGTCTAACACCACAGGTGATCAACGGGTGTATTTATCTGAtaaggaatataatgagtatcttcaGTATCAAGCAAGTAAGCATATATTTCTACCAATAGCCCCAACTGCACAATCTCCTAcctttggatcatgggttgtggactcaagtgcttctgatcatatttctggtGATAAATCACTTTtgtctgatattgtttattcacaatctcttccAGCTATTACTTTAGCTAATGGAATTCGAACAGAGccaaaaggagttggacaagacaaacccctatcttctgtcactctagactctgttctttatgtccctggttgtccttttaatcttgcatctgtTAGTCATTTGACACGTGCCCTTGATTGTagtattaacttttttttatgattctttTTTAATGCACGACCGCAAAACGGGACAGACAATTGGCAtaggacatgaatcacaaggcctttaccatcttaccGCTTTAAATTCCTTCACAGCATGCTCCGCTACAGATCCTCCCAATCTTATTCATAAACGTTTGGGACATCCTAGTCTATCCAAGCAacaaaagatggtgcctagtttgtctagtctatccacattagattgtgagtcgtgTCGACTTGGGAAACACACCCGTGCTACATTTTCATGTAGTATTGAGAGTCGCtcagagtctattttctcattagttcattccGATATTTGGGatcctagtagagtcagttcaccgttaggatttcgttactttgttactttcatcgatgatttttcaagatgtacttgggtttacttaatgaaagatcgttccaagttattctctatattcaaaagtttttgtgctgaaatacaaaatcaatttggtgttcCTATTCGTGcttttcgtagtgataatgccttagaatacttatcctcccAGTTTCAGGAGTTTATGACTTATCAAGGAATTATTCACCAAACATCATGTCCATACACCCCTCCGCAGAACGGtatagcagaaagaaaaaataggcatcTTATGAGACTGCTCGCACTCTTCTCATTAAATCCCATGTTCCACTCATTTTTGGGGCGATGCGGTCCTCACATCCTGCCATCTCATTAACAGAATTCCATCATCTTCGATCCAGAATAAGGTTCCCCATTCCATACTATTTCCTcagtcacatctctactctatccccCCTCGTGTTTTTGGGAGcacatgttttgttcataacttagccccaggaaaagataaattagcccctcatgctctcaaatgtgtcttccttggttactctTGAGATTAAAAAGGGTATCGATGCTATTCACCTGATCTGGGTCGCTATCTTATGTCCGCTGATGTCATATTGTTTGAATCTCAACCTTACTATACATCTTCTGATCATCTTAATATCTCTAACCCATACCTCCAATCTTACCCACACCAATCTTGGAGGAATCTACAATTACTTCTCCATCTCCAGCCATAGTGCCACCACTATTGACTTATCACCGATGCCCACGTCCAGCATCAGTCCTAGATGATTCATGTCCTGTGCCTGACGCTTCCCCTACTGCGGACATGCCTCTTCCTAGTCAAtcagttgcacttcaaaaaggtataagatccactcgtaatgctaacccacattatactttcttgagttatcattgtttgtcatcaccccattatgcttttgtatcatctttgttCTCTATTTCCATTCCTAAGACTACAGGTGAAGCACTTTCCCATTCAGGATGGAAACAGGCTATGATTGATGAGAtatgattgatgagatgtctgctttacatacgagtggtacttgagagcttgtttcccttcctgcaggtaaatctactgttggttgTCGTTGGATTTATACAGTCAAAGTTGGTTCAGATGGTCAGGTTGATCGGCTGAAGGCTTgccttgttgccaaaggatatacccagatatttggacttgattatagtgacactttctctCCCGTGGCTAAAATAGCATCAGTCTGTCTTTTTCTCTCTATGGCTATCGTTCAtcattggcctctttatcagttggacattaagaatgcttttctgtatggtgatcttgaggaagaagtttatatggagcaaccacctggttttgttgctcagggggagtctggtagccttgtatgtcgattgcgcaagttactttatggtttgaaataatccCCTCGAGCCTGGTTCGGAAAGTTTAGCACAGTTATTcaggagtttggcatgattcgtagtggaGCTGATCATCCAGTGTTTTATCGCCATTCTGAACCAAATCTGTGTATTTATTTAGTGATTTATGTTGACGATATTGTTATTACTggcaatgatcaagatggtatcactaacttgaagcaacatctctttcagcaTTTTCAGACTAAAGACCTTGGCAGATTGAAATACTTTCTAAGAattgaggttgctcagtccaactcaggtattgttatttctcaacgcaagtatgctttagacattcttgaggagacaGGAATGATAGGATGTcgacccattgacactcctatggatccaaatgctaaacttctgcCACGCAGGGGGAGCCACTTAGTGATCTTGGCAGGTATAGGCGGTTGGTTGTAAAATTGAATTATCTCACAGCGACTAGACCTGACATTTCTTTTCCTatgagtgttgtaagtcagtttatgacttccccCGTGATAGTCATCGGGATGCAATTGTTCAAATTTTTcgatatataaagtcatctccaggtaaaggactactcttcgaggatcgaggccatgagcatatcattggatatacagatgttgattgggaaggatcaccctctgatagacgttctacatctggatattgtgttttagtaggaggtaatttggtatcctggaaaagtaagaaacagagtgtggttgctcgatctagtgccGAAGCAGAGTATCGAGCAATGGCTGCAGCAACTTGCGAACTAGTTTGGATCAAGCAATTgctgagagaattaaaatttgaagaaaatggacagatggaacttgtatgtgataatc is a genomic window containing:
- the LOC124896650 gene encoding uncharacterized protein LOC124896650, giving the protein MKNRRGKGRFGRSRAKCSYCKRLGHTRGVCYSTPKCSYCNRLGHTHGICYSLHGRPTKNAHIAQSNTTGDQRVYLSDKEYNEYLQYQASKHIFLPIAPTAQSPTFGSWVVDSSASDHISGDKSLLSDIVYSQSLPAITLANGIRTEPKGVGQDKPLSSVTLDSVLYVPGCPFNLASVSHLTRALDCSINFFL